The Hevea brasiliensis isolate MT/VB/25A 57/8 chromosome 1, ASM3005281v1, whole genome shotgun sequence genome has a window encoding:
- the LOC131178600 gene encoding ubiquitin C-terminal hydrolase 12-like, translating to MWNAGPFKFTWRINNFFKLIEDIVPSEVFCAGGCNWRLVIFPKGNNENYLPIYLGVAGSKSLPKGWSREARCSIAVVNQIDSRSTVKKDSQAKHVFNELGIMWGFNSFIPLSKLRNPAEGYLVGDTLIVEAEVLVYNVQHYSSSIDPKKEVASNETVERDDSHIFQLICTWVFIYN from the exons ATGTGGAATGCTGGCCCATTTAAATTCACATGGAGAATTAACAACTTTTTCAAATTGATAGAAGACATAGTGCCTTCAGAAGTTTTCTGTGCTGGTGGTTGTAATTG GCGTTTGGTTATTTTCCCCAAAGGAAACAATGAGAATTATTTGCCAATATACCTGGGAGTTGCTGGTTCAAAAAGTTTGCCAAAAGGATGGAGTAGAGAAGCAAGATGTAGCATCGCAGTTGTCAATCAAATCGATAGCAGGTCCACAGTCAAGAAAG ATTCACAAGCAAAACATGTATTCAATGAATTGGGAATCATGTGGGGTTTCAACTCTTTCATTCCTCTTAGCAAATTAAGAAATCCTGCAGAAGGGTATCTTGTGGGAGATACCCTTATAGTTGAAGCTGAGGTTCTTGTTTATAATGTCCAGCATTACAGCTCAAGCATTGACCCTAAAAAAGAAGTAGCTAGTAATGAaactgtagaaagagatgattctcatatctttcaattaatctgtacatgggtatttatatacaattga